The Vicia villosa cultivar HV-30 ecotype Madison, WI linkage group LG1, Vvil1.0, whole genome shotgun sequence genome includes a region encoding these proteins:
- the LOC131650159 gene encoding auxin efflux carrier component 2-like: protein MISGKDMYDILTTIVPLYVAMLLAYASVRWWNIFAPDQCSGISRFISVFVVPLLAFHFIATNNPYAMNYRFLAADTLQKVIVLVALFLWKVFSKKEDSFDWIITLFSLSSLPNSLVIGIPLLKAMYGDLSGTLMIQIVVMQSVIWCTVLLFLFEYRAAKLLISEKFPETAASITSFKVDSDIVWLNDKEPLQTDAEIGEDGKIRVTVTRSTPKSMVSAFFNVSQSNLSSVEIYSAQSSRESTPSFSTSIDHTEHFQNNETSGDVNFVQSSIGESPRSSNLEDENLKLNKRKERNNNGVDELIENTNGEEGDVQIDEVEIVNKNKDMPPACVMAKLILIMVWRKLIRNANTYASVIGLVWSLIAFRWHIDMPSMVKSCFSILASGGLGLAMFSLGLSMALQPKLILCGKRVATFSMAVRFLVAPAVTAATAVAVGLHGGLLHFTIVQAALPQGIVPFVYAQEYDLHADILSVGVIIGMLVSLPITILYYVLLGL from the exons ATGATTTCTGGTAAAGATATGTACGATATTCTCACGACGATTGTGCCATTATATGTTGCTATGTTATTAGCATATGCTTCGGTTCGTTGGTGGAATATCTTTGCACCTGATCAATGTTCTGGAATAAGCCGTTTTATCTCAGTTTTCGTAGTTCCGTTACTGGCTTTCCATTTTATAGCTACCAATAATCCATATGCAATGAACTACCGTTTCTTAGCAGCTGATACACTTCAAAAAGTTATTGTCCTTGTTGCTCTTTTTCTATGGAAGGTGTTCTCAAAAAAAGAAGATAGTTTTGATTGGATTATAACACTTTTCTCCCTTTCATCTCTCCCTAACTCACTTGTTATTGGAATCCCTCTTTTGAAAGCTATGTATGGTGATTTATCAGGAACTCTCATGATACAAATTGTTGTTATGCAGAGTGTTATTTGGTGCACTGTTCTACTTTTCTTGTTTGAATATAGAGCGGCTAAACTTCTTATTTCAGAGAAGTTTCCGGAAACTGCAGCTTCTATAACTTCTTTCAAAGTTGATTCTGATATTGTTTGGCTTAACGATAAAGAACCACTTCAAACTGATGCTGAGATAGGAGAAGATGGTAAAATTCGTGTTACAGTTACCAGATCAACTCCTAAATCTATGGTATCGGCATTTTTTAACGTATCTCAATCAAATCTTAGCAGTGTTGAGATATATTCGGCTCAATCATCAAGAGAATCCACGCCGAGTTTTTCTACTAGTATTGACCACACTGAACATTTTCAGAATAATGAAACTAGTGGTGATGTTAATTTTGTGCAATCTTCGATAGGGGAATCACCGAGGTCTTCAAATTTGGAAGATGAGAATTTGAAGTTAAATAAGAGGAAAGAGAGGAATAATAATG GTGTTGATGAATTGATAGAGAATACGAATGGTGAAGAAGGCgatgttcaaattgatgaagtAGAGATTGTAAACAAAAACAAAGATATGCCCCCAGCATGTGTGATGGCAAAACTCATCCTCATCATGGTTTGGAGAAAACTCATTAGAAATGCTAATACCTACGCAAGTGTTATAGGACTTGTTTGGTCTCTTATAGCATTTAG GTGGCACATTGATATGCCCTCAATGGTGAAGAGTTGCTTCTCAATACTAGCTAGTGGTGGTCTTGGATTGGCCATGTTTAGTCTAGGTTTATCCATGGCATTACAGCCTAAGCTGATTCTATGTGGAAAACGAGTTGCAACATTTTCTATGGCTGTGAGGTTCTTGGTCGCTCCTGCTGTGACTGCGGCCACCGCAGTAGCAGTTGGCCTTCACGGAGGTCTCTTACATTTTACAATTGTTCAG GCTGCCCTTCCTCAGGGTATTGTTCCATTTGTGTATGCCCAAGAATACGACCTACATGCAGATATACTTAGTGTTGG GGTTATAATTGGAATGTTGGTTTCATTGCCCATAACAATACTCTACTATGTGCTTCTTGGACTATAG